A DNA window from Microcystis aeruginosa NIES-843 contains the following coding sequences:
- a CDS encoding BolA family protein yields the protein MVDFRQVEAMIQEQIPDAQVMIRDLTGGGDHLEAVVISGEFAGKTRVKQHQMVYGALQSALATEAIHALALKTYTPDGWAAEK from the coding sequence ATGGTTGACTTTCGCCAAGTAGAAGCGATGATTCAAGAACAAATCCCCGATGCACAGGTGATGATTCGGGATTTAACGGGAGGTGGCGATCATTTGGAAGCGGTGGTTATTTCTGGCGAATTTGCCGGCAAAACCCGCGTTAAACAGCATCAAATGGTTTATGGCGCTTTACAATCGGCACTGGCTACCGAAGCCATCCATGCTTTGGCATTAAAAACCTACACTCCCGACGGTTGGGCAGCAGAAAAATAA
- a CDS encoding tetratricopeptide repeat protein, translating to MNNETSSIIDQNEREYEGLIVSLEANQERLNILICVCDQEKLRKEIIDRYSKELEPVIPCYRIDLDQKEPSLRAAIASLVSRKPELLQSKNAVITTTGVEKLHSIEWQREKSELDKFFGYLQWTREGLREFPYSIVLWVTNTVEVNLRKKSPDFWSWRKGVFRFISPPSNFLPSQEFLPILQSFDEITIDKDIPSISKEDLLELIEQIEVNKGKKEPRLASLYASLAKIYNLRLLYRSPLVDYRQEQQLAIEYYQKAIDLQKELNLELDLVASLDSLAGIYYFLGEYQKAIEFYQQSLAIFQKIEDPSREANSYNNLGTVYDSLGEYQKAIEFYQQSLAIKREIGDRGGEANSYNNLGAVYYSLGEYQKAIKFHQQSLAITREIDDRGGEAKSYGNLGNVYYSLGEYQKAIEFYQQSLAIKREIGDRGGEAKSWFNLGFTYYKLDRISEAKEAYLQARELYQALGLAGYVQYCDQAIRRL from the coding sequence ATGAATAATGAAACATCTTCAATTATTGACCAAAATGAAAGAGAATACGAAGGTTTAATCGTGTCTCTAGAGGCAAATCAAGAGAGATTAAATATATTGATTTGTGTGTGTGATCAGGAAAAATTGCGAAAAGAAATCATCGATCGCTATAGCAAAGAATTAGAACCAGTAATCCCTTGTTATCGGATTGATTTAGATCAAAAAGAACCGAGTTTAAGAGCAGCAATTGCTAGTTTAGTCTCCAGAAAACCAGAGTTATTACAAAGCAAAAACGCCGTGATCACAACCACAGGAGTGGAAAAATTACACTCGATCGAATGGCAACGGGAAAAATCGGAACTAGATAAATTTTTTGGTTATCTGCAATGGACAAGGGAAGGACTGCGAGAATTTCCCTATTCCATTGTTCTTTGGGTAACAAACACAGTGGAAGTAAATTTACGCAAAAAGTCCCCCGATTTTTGGAGTTGGAGAAAAGGAGTTTTTCGCTTTATTTCTCCTCCAAGTAACTTTTTACCTTCTCAGGAATTTTTACCAATTTTACAATCTTTTGACGAAATTACTATAGATAAAGATATTCCTTCAATCTCTAAGGAAGACTTGTTAGAACTAATCGAGCAAATCGAGGTAAATAAAGGCAAAAAAGAGCCAAGACTAGCGAGTTTATATGCCAGTTTAGCTAAGATTTATAACCTTCGTTTATTATATCGATCGCCATTGGTAGATTATCGTCAGGAACAACAGCTTGCGATCGAGTATTATCAAAAAGCGATCGATTTACAAAAAGAGTTAAATCTAGAACTTGATTTAGTTGCAAGTCTCGACTCATTAGCAGGTATTTACTATTTCCTAGGAGAATACCAAAAAGCGATCGAGTTTTACCAACAGTCCTTAGCAATCTTTCAGAAAATCGAAGATCCGTCGAGAGAAGCGAATTCCTACAATAATTTAGGCACTGTTTACGATTCCCTAGGAGAATACCAAAAAGCGATCGAGTTTTATCAACAGTCCTTAGCAATCAAACGGGAAATCGGTGATCGGGGGGGTGAAGCGAATTCCTACAATAATTTAGGCGCTGTTTACTATTCCCTAGGAGAATACCAAAAAGCGATCAAGTTTCATCAACAGTCCTTAGCAATCACACGGGAAATCGATGATCGGGGGGGTGAAGCGAAATCCTACGGTAATTTAGGCAATGTTTACTATTCCCTAGGAGAATACCAAAAAGCGATCGAGTTTTATCAACAGTCCTTAGCAATCAAACGGGAAATCGGTGATCGGGGGGGTGAAGCGAAATCTTGGTTTAATCTGGGGTTTACCTACTATAAACTCGATCGTATATCGGAAGCGAAAGAAGCATATCTTCAAGCGCGGGAATTATATCAAGCATTGGGGTTAGCAGGATATGTTCAATATTGTGATCAGGCAATTCGGAGATTATAA
- the rpmF gene encoding 50S ribosomal protein L32 produces MACPKKKTSNAKRDQRRAHWRKQAAREAQKALSLGKSVLSGRSNSFVYPTKEEEEGEDEE; encoded by the coding sequence ATGGCTTGTCCCAAGAAGAAAACCTCAAATGCCAAGCGCGACCAACGGAGAGCGCACTGGAGAAAGCAAGCGGCTCGGGAAGCGCAAAAAGCCTTATCTTTGGGTAAATCTGTCCTTTCTGGTCGTTCTAACAGCTTTGTCTATCCCACTAAAGAGGAAGAAGAAGGGGAAGACGAGGAATAA
- a CDS encoding ISAs1-like element ISMae8 family transposase, whose amino-acid sequence MLSLIEKLKQVKDFRKDKGKRHPLWIVLVVIILGTMLGYSGYRELGEFAKNNRHRLSKEFNIIPERVPSYSTIRRVMMGVDWQSLLKMFNEWALEEYGQRDDINWLGMDGKSLKNTLKNPNNEQQNFIMFVSLFSQESGLVLHLKRIENKKGSEIDEGQAIIEDCSLQNKVFTGDALHCQKKTISLIAKTKNDYVITVKGNQKNLYKRIQDLSNSSKPESCFLEQDNSHGRKISRKIEVFKVRKNERQGFENLRRVIKVERKGSRGDKTYEETAYYISSLTESAQVFAKIIRGHWKIENQLHWVKDVIFEEDKSEISDFQAASNWSILTTIGLNLFRGLGFLSITEGQRWLAERWEKLIVLST is encoded by the coding sequence ATGTTGAGCTTAATAGAAAAACTGAAACAAGTCAAGGACTTTAGGAAAGATAAAGGAAAAAGACACCCTTTATGGATAGTATTAGTAGTAATAATACTGGGAACAATGCTAGGATACTCAGGTTATAGAGAACTAGGAGAGTTTGCTAAAAATAATCGGCACAGGCTCAGTAAAGAATTTAACATAATTCCAGAAAGAGTCCCATCCTATTCAACAATTAGAAGGGTAATGATGGGAGTTGACTGGCAGAGTTTGTTAAAAATGTTTAATGAATGGGCATTAGAAGAATATGGACAAAGAGATGATATAAATTGGCTAGGTATGGATGGAAAAAGTCTCAAAAACACCCTAAAGAATCCTAATAATGAACAACAAAATTTTATCATGTTTGTCTCATTGTTTAGTCAAGAAAGTGGATTAGTATTACACTTAAAAAGAATCGAAAACAAAAAAGGGTCTGAAATCGACGAAGGGCAAGCTATAATTGAGGATTGCTCTCTCCAAAATAAAGTTTTTACTGGCGATGCTTTACACTGTCAGAAAAAAACAATCAGCTTAATAGCCAAGACTAAAAATGATTATGTTATCACCGTTAAAGGAAATCAGAAAAATCTTTATAAGCGAATACAAGACCTGAGTAATTCCTCAAAGCCAGAAAGTTGCTTTCTTGAACAAGATAATAGTCATGGACGAAAAATATCAAGAAAAATAGAAGTTTTTAAAGTGAGAAAAAATGAAAGACAAGGGTTTGAAAATCTGCGAAGAGTTATTAAAGTAGAAAGAAAGGGTAGTCGCGGGGATAAAACCTATGAAGAAACAGCTTACTATATCAGTAGCCTAACCGAATCCGCTCAAGTATTTGCTAAAATTATTCGAGGACATTGGAAAATAGAAAATCAGTTACATTGGGTAAAAGATGTAATTTTTGAGGAAGATAAAAGCGAGATAAGTGATTTTCAAGCGGCCAGCAATTGGTCAATTCTCACAACTATAGGATTGAATCTTTTCAGAGGTTTGGGTTTTCTCTCAATAACAGAGGGACAGAGGTGGTTAGCTGAACGTTGGGAAAAATTGATAGTTTTATCGACGTAA
- a CDS encoding sulfite oxidase-like oxidoreductase has protein sequence MLGKFFKKPESPDQDRVPPGQYLASGFPVLTYGDTPQIKTENWLFKVWGKVATTKTFNWSDFMALPQSEFTKDFHCVTRWSKLDVTWTGVKVSDFMALIDLLPEATHVMQHCYGGYTTNLTLEEFLHEDNFFAFQLFGQPLPPDHGGPLRLVVPHLYAWKSSKWINGLEFLDREQSGFWERNGYHRRGDPWLEERYGGF, from the coding sequence ATGTTAGGCAAATTCTTTAAAAAACCAGAATCTCCCGATCAAGACCGAGTTCCCCCGGGCCAATATCTCGCTAGTGGTTTTCCTGTGCTTACCTACGGGGATACTCCCCAAATCAAGACCGAGAACTGGTTATTCAAGGTTTGGGGAAAGGTGGCCACGACTAAAACTTTTAACTGGTCGGACTTTATGGCCCTACCGCAGTCGGAATTTACCAAGGATTTTCACTGTGTAACCCGTTGGTCAAAATTAGATGTGACTTGGACGGGAGTTAAGGTATCGGATTTTATGGCCTTAATTGACCTGTTGCCGGAAGCTACCCACGTTATGCAACACTGTTACGGGGGTTATACCACTAACCTGACCCTAGAGGAATTCCTGCACGAGGATAATTTTTTCGCTTTTCAACTGTTTGGTCAACCTTTACCCCCCGACCACGGGGGGCCGCTGCGCTTAGTTGTCCCCCATCTCTACGCTTGGAAAAGTTCTAAATGGATTAATGGCTTAGAATTTCTCGATCGAGAGCAATCCGGTTTCTGGGAACGTAATGGCTACCATCGACGGGGTGATCCCTGGTTAGAGGAACGTTATGGCGGTTTTTAA
- a CDS encoding P-loop NTPase fold protein, whose product MVSPLLEPFREAYRNLELLPLRSDKELQRFAVKYGTEIIEELEQLVEDSPSEDGKIILAGHRGCGKSTLLYEFKRKLDDRYFVVFFSISDTIEMSDVNHVNILFSIAVQMMSEAEAQNLTIKDSIKKSFYQWFAEQIRTETNQADATVETGFNFSSLLAHIKGILKINSTIREEIKQKYERRINDLVAQINIIASAIESQSQKKILVIVDDIDKIDLAQVRDIFQSHIKAIMLPSFRIIMTIPIAALREVALKATLQTETNDQIVQMPVYKLFKQGDINSPNAIPDPQIIATLTEIITKRIDPALIDPDTLEKICLYSGGVLRELIRITNDCCRVCLRSVRRYPDDNTLKINQAVLEQSITELSLDFAESIGTADEEIIKTVYKKSKPKDLKDQNFLDLLHGLYILEYRNGDLWYNVHPIVVELMKKRGTI is encoded by the coding sequence ATGGTTAGTCCTTTACTGGAACCCTTTCGAGAAGCCTATCGCAATTTGGAACTTTTACCCCTGCGATCGGATAAAGAATTACAGCGTTTTGCTGTCAAATACGGCACAGAAATTATCGAAGAATTAGAACAATTGGTCGAAGATAGTCCTTCGGAAGACGGAAAAATTATTCTAGCAGGACATCGGGGTTGTGGTAAGTCAACCCTACTCTACGAATTTAAAAGAAAGTTAGATGATCGCTATTTTGTTGTTTTCTTCTCGATCTCAGACACGATCGAAATGTCAGACGTAAATCATGTTAATATTTTATTCTCGATCGCCGTTCAGATGATGTCAGAAGCGGAAGCCCAAAATTTAACTATTAAAGATTCTATTAAAAAAAGCTTTTATCAATGGTTTGCTGAACAAATTCGCACCGAAACCAATCAAGCAGATGCCACTGTCGAAACGGGTTTTAACTTTTCTTCTTTACTAGCTCACATTAAAGGAATTCTCAAGATTAATTCGACTATTCGGGAGGAAATCAAACAAAAGTATGAGCGGAGAATTAACGATTTAGTTGCCCAAATTAACATTATAGCTAGTGCGATCGAGTCCCAAAGTCAGAAAAAAATCTTAGTAATTGTTGATGACATTGATAAAATTGACTTGGCACAGGTAAGGGATATTTTTCAATCCCATATTAAAGCGATTATGTTGCCCAGTTTTCGGATTATTATGACTATTCCGATCGCCGCTTTAAGAGAAGTAGCTTTAAAGGCAACTCTCCAAACAGAAACCAACGATCAGATCGTACAAATGCCTGTATATAAACTCTTTAAACAGGGAGACATTAATTCACCTAATGCTATACCCGATCCGCAAATTATTGCTACTTTAACCGAGATTATCACTAAGCGCATCGATCCCGCTTTAATCGATCCTGACACCCTCGAAAAAATTTGTCTTTACAGTGGGGGAGTGTTACGAGAATTAATTCGCATTACTAATGATTGCTGTCGGGTTTGTTTGCGATCGGTTCGTCGTTATCCTGATGATAATACCCTAAAAATTAATCAAGCTGTTTTAGAACAATCAATCACAGAACTTAGTCTCGATTTTGCTGAAAGTATCGGTACAGCAGATGAGGAAATTATTAAAACTGTTTATAAAAAGTCAAAACCGAAGGATCTCAAGGATCAAAATTTTCTAGATCTGTTGCATGGTTTATATATTTTGGAATACCGCAATGGCGATCTCTGGTATAACGTGCATCCGATTGTAGTTGAGTTAATGAAAAAAAGAGGAACAATTTGA
- a CDS encoding Uma2 family endonuclease — protein sequence MSLSLITRKFTVEEYEKMATQGIIKPDEKVELIRGEIIKMSPMGTRHAAGIDRLIQLLYQKLGQKIILRVQNPIRLNNNSQPEPDLSLLIPRSDFYVAAHPCPQDIYLVIEVSDSTLDYDRYTKIPLYAEANIQEVWIVNLKEKCLEVYRHPLHGSYQAIQKYSINERVFMTSFPDIEFTIAEILGV from the coding sequence ATGTCTTTATCGCTGATTACCCGTAAGTTTACGGTGGAAGAATACGAAAAAATGGCAACCCAGGGAATAATCAAACCCGATGAAAAAGTGGAATTAATTCGAGGAGAAATTATCAAAATGTCACCGATGGGAACCCGTCATGCTGCTGGTATAGATCGATTAATACAATTACTTTATCAAAAATTAGGACAGAAAATTATTCTCAGAGTTCAAAATCCGATTAGATTAAATAATAATTCTCAACCAGAACCAGATTTAAGTTTACTAATACCTCGATCGGATTTTTATGTTGCTGCCCATCCTTGTCCTCAAGATATCTATTTAGTTATTGAAGTTTCCGATTCTACCCTCGATTATGATCGCTATACTAAAATTCCTCTTTATGCGGAGGCAAATATTCAAGAAGTTTGGATCGTCAATCTCAAGGAAAAATGTTTAGAAGTTTATCGCCATCCTCTGCATGGTAGTTATCAAGCTATTCAGAAATACTCTATAAATGAGAGGGTTTTTATGACATCTTTTCCCGATATAGAATTCACTATTGCAGAAATATTAGGAGTGTAG